CTAGAAGGGCTATGAGCACACAATCCACCGCCGATGCGCCCCCGGCCGCCCGGACCTACCAGATCCGCACCTACGGCTGCCAGATGAACGCCCACGACTCCGAGCGCCTGGCCGGCGTACTTGAGGCCGATGGCTACCGTCCGGCGCCGGAAGGCGCCGACGCCGACGTCGTCGTGTTCAACACGTGCGCGGTACGCGAGAACGCCGACAACAAGCTCTACGGCAACCTCAGCCACCTCGCGCCGGCGAAGCGGGCCAACCCGAACCTGCAGATCGCGGTCGGTGGCTGCCTGGCACAGAAGGACCGCGCTGGGATCGTCGAGCGGGCGCCGTACGTCGATGTCGTCTTCGGCACCCACAACGTGGGGTCGCTGCCGGCGCTGCTGCGCCGCGCCCGCCACAACCAGCGTGCCGAGGTCGAGATCCTCGAGTCGCTCGATCAGTTTCCGTCGACGTTGCCGGCCAAGCGCGAGTCGGCGTACGCCGGCTGGGTGTCGATCTCGGTGGGGTGCAACAACACGTGCACGTTTTGCATCGTGCCGTCGCTGCGCGGCCGTGAGCGCGACCGTCGCCCCGGCGAGGTGCTCGCCGAGGTGCAGGCGCTCGTCGACGAAGGGGCCCTCGAGGTCACGCTGCTCGGGCAGAACGTCAACTCCTACGGCGTCGAGTTCGGCGACCGTGGCGCGTTTGCCAAGCTGCTGCGCGCGTGCGGGCAGATCGACGGGCTGGAGCGGGTGCGCTTCACCTCGCCGCATCCGCGCGACTTCACCGACGACGTGATCGAGGCGATGGCCAGTACGCCGAACGTCTGCCCGCAGCTGCACATGCCGCTGCAGTCCGGCTCCGCCGCGGTGCTGAAGGCGATGCGCCGCTCCTACCGGCCCGACCGGTTCCTCGGCATCCTGGCCAAGGTCCGCGAGGCGATGCCGCACGCGGCGATCACCACCGACATCATCGTGGGCTTCCCCGGCGAGAGCGACGACGACTTCGAGCAGACGCTGCAGGTGGTGCGCGAGGCGCAGTTCGCCAGCGCCTTCACCTTCCAGTACTCACCGCGCCCGGGTACGCCGGCAGCAAGCCTGCCCGACCAGCTGCCCAAGGCGGTCGTGCAAGAGCGCTACGAACGGCTGGTAGCGCTGCAAAACGAGATCAGCTGGCAGCAAAACCGCCGGCTGGTCGGCAGCGAGGTCGAGCTGCTCGTCGCGGCGGGCGAGGGCCGCAAGGACGAGACGACGGCGCGGATGAGCGGGCGCGCCCGAGATGGCCGCCTCGTGCACTTCACCCCGACGGGTCCCGCGATCGACGGCGAGATTCGGCCCGGCGATGTCATCACGACCACGATCAGCTACGCCGCGCCGCACCATCTCAACGCGGACGGCGACGTGCACAGCCACCGGCGTACTCGCGCCGGCGACGTTCATCAGGCGCGCACGGCCGACCCTGAGCCGGCCGGCTCCGGCGTACTGCTGGGCATGCCGACGGTACGCCGCGCTGCTACGAGCTGACCGACTTCTCGGCCTCGGCTAGCCACTGCTGCTTGGCCTCAAGGTTGGCGCGGGCATCGGCGATCCGCTTTGCATCGCCTGAGGCCTCGGCCTTCTCGAGTTGCGTCTGTGCCTTCTCGACGTTTTCGCGCATGCTGAGCAGCAGCGGGTTGGACTGCGCCGCCGACCGCTTCCACTGCGCGTCCTCGGCGTCGCGTACCCGGCGTTCGAGGCCGCGCAGCTTGTCTTCGAGCGGGCGCATCGCATCACGCGGCACGTGCCCGATCGCTTCCCATTTGCCCTGCAGATCGCGCAGCTGCTCCTTGGCGCGGTCCAGGTCGGCCGCCGGGTCGATCGAGGAGTAGTCCGCGAGCAGCTTCTCCTTGGCCTTCTGGTTTTCGACCTGCTCAGCGTCGCGCACGTCAAGGACGGCCGAGCGTGCGGCGAAGAACGTGTCCTGCGCCGTACGGAACTCGTTCCACAGCTTGTCCTCGGCATCGCGCGGCGCCCGACCGGCGGCCTTCCAGTCCGCCATCAGCGCCTTCATCCGCGCCGCGGTTGGGGCCCAGTCGGTCGAGCTCGCGAGCGACTGCGCCTCGGCGACGATGCCCTGCTTGGTCTCCTTAGCCGACTCGCGCTGTCGGTCCAGTGCCGCAAAGTGAGCGCCGCGCGCCTTGGCGAACGAGTCGCGGGCCGCGCTGAAGCGCTTCCACAGCACGTCGTCGGTCTTGCGGTCGACGCCCTTGATCGCCTTCCACTCGTCGATGATCGTCCGCAGCCGGTCGCCGGTTGCCTTCCACTGCGTCGAGCTGGCGAGCGTCTCGGCCTCGTTGACCAGCCGCTCCTTGGCGGCTACGGCATCGGCACGCGCCTGCACCTTCGCCGCCTGCGCCTCCTGCTTGCGCAGCGCGGTCTTCTCCAGGACGACCCCGAGACGGGCATCGAGGCCCGCAAGGTCACCGATCGCGTGTGCCTCACCGAGAGACGCGCGCAGGTGCTCGGCGTTCGTGGCCATCGACTTCGCGTCGCTGCTGGGTGCCTTCAGCCGGTTCTCCAGCAGGCTTACCTCGGTCTCGAGATCGTCGAACCGACGGACGAAATGAGCGAGGCCTTCCTCGGCGGTGCCGGCCTGCCAGGACCCGATCACCCGCTCGGAGTCGCCCGAGCGCACGTACACGGTGCCGTCGTCATCGACGCGGCCCCATTCGTTGCTCGCTGCCATGGGTAAACCTCCGGACCTGCACCAGCACGTTCAACGCATTTTCACAGAAGTTACCCGAGTCACTGGGGGTGGGGCGTCGGCGCACTCGATCCGCGGTGGGTTATGGAGGTTTGCACGGTCGATAGACCTCGACAATCCACCGCAGAATCGGATCGGCGTACGCCGTAGCCTTGCTCGCGTGAGTGCACCGCCCATCGACCGTCTTGCCGTGATCCCGTCGGCTCCGCTGCTGTTGCCGGGAGCGACCGGCCGCGACGTCCCCGACGAGGTCGCGAGGCTGCGCGACCAGGTCACGACGGCGGTGCGGTGGCTCGCCGAGGGCGCCCAGCCACTCACCGTCGTTATCGCCGGCGAGCCGCGGCGCTGGGAGCCCGCGGTGCTCAGCGCCCGCGAGCTCGGGATCGCGTGGACCGGACGGTTCGGTACGCCGGCGGCCGAGGCGAAGCCCCGCGCGGACTATCCGACCGCGCTGCTCGTTGCGGCGGCGTACACCGATGGCCTGCAGGTGGTCTGCGGGCTGAGTACGCCGGGGGAGACGGTCGCGCTCGAGTCGAGCAGCGTTCTGGTGGTCGGGGGAGGCTCCGCGCGCCGTGGCGAGGGCGCGCCGGGACACATCGACCCCCGCGCGGTGCCGCACGATGACGAGACCGCGCGCCTGCTCAGCGCCGGGGACGGCGGTGGCTTCGCTGCCCGCGACCTCACGGTCGCCGCCGAGCTGCTCGATGACCTCAGCGCGCCCATGGCCGCGCTGGGTGGGCAGGGCGCGCCGCGGACCGCGCAGCTGGACTACTACGCCGCGCCGTACGGCGTGGGCTACTTGATCGCGCGGTGGCAGTGGTGAGCGATGGGCAGGGCGGGCCGGAGGTCGCCGTCATTGCCGGTCCTACCGCGGCCGGCAAGACCGCAGCCGCGTTGGATCTCGTCGAGCGCCTCGGTGGCCCGGAGTACGCCGAGATCCTGAACGCCGACTCCATGCAGGTGTACGCCGGGATGGACATCGGCACCGGCAAGATCACGCCCGACCAGATGCGCGGGATCACCCACCACCTGTTTGACCTGTGGCCGGTAACCCATGACGCGACGGTCGCGGAGTACCAGGCAGTCGCCCGAGACTGCATCGCGGACGTGCGATCGCGAGGCAAGCTGCCGATCCTCGTGGGTGGCTCGGGGCTCTACATCACCGCTGTCATTGACGATCTGCGCTTCCCGGGCACCGACCCGGCCGTGCGGGCGCGGCTCGAGAGTGAGCTCGCCGAGCGGGGTGCCGCGGCGCTGCACGAGCGGCTCGCTGATACCGACCCGCAGGCCGCGAGCCGGATCCTGCCGAGCAACGGACGGCGGCTGGTGCGCGCGCTGGAGGTCATTGAGCTGACCGGGGAGCCGTTCAGCGCGCAGCTGCCGCAGCTGGCAGGGGACCGCCCCGTCTATCGCTCCGCGCAGGTTGCCCTGGACTGGCCCGCGCCGCTGCTGGCCGAACGGATCGCGGCTCGCGTCCAGCAGATGTGGCGCGACGGGCTTGTCGACGAGGTCGCGCAGCTACGCGAGCAGGGCATCGAGCAAGGCCGCACCGCCAGCCGCGCGCTCGGCTACGCGCAGGTGCTCGCCTTCCTGCGGGGGGAGATCAGCGAGGACGATGCACGCGAGCAGACGACCGCGGCGACCCGCCGGTTTGCCCGGCGCCAGCGGTCCTGGCTGCGGCGCGACCCGCGCATCAGCTGGTTCGACGTGGCGAGCGGGGTGCCGGTCGATGAGCTCGCACATACCATTACCGCGTGAGGACGATCGCGTTTGCCAAAGGGCACGGCACGGAGAACGACTTTGTCCTCCTTCCCGACCCGGACGGCCTGCTCGAGCTCGACGTACGGATGGTCGCCGAGCTCTGCCACCGCCATCGCGGGATCGGCGCGGACGGCGTACTGCGCGTCGTACGCTCCACGCACTTTGACGGCGCACCGGCCGATGCCGAGTGGTTCATGGACTACCGCAACGCCGACGGCTCGATCGTCGAGATGTGCGGCAACGGCGTGCGCGTCTTCGCGCGGTTCCTGCGTGAGGAAGGGCTCGTGGACGGACGACATGTGCCGATCGGCACTCGCGCCGGCACCAAGCTCGCCACGTTCGAGGACGACGGCACGATCACCGTCGACATGGGACCGCCGCAGCTGCTCGGCATCTCCCACACCACGGTCGGTGAGACCCCGGTGATGGGGACCGCGATCTCGATGGGCAACCCGCACCTTGCCTGCGACCTGGCCGGGACCGGGCTCAGCGTGGCGGGGCTGTCGCTGCTTGAGGAGCCGGAGTACGACGCCGACTTCTTCCCCGAGGGCGTCAACCAGGAGTTCTATACCGACAGCGAGCCGCTGCCCGGGTACGACGCCCACGTGCACATGCGGGTGCACGAGCGCGGCGTGGGGGAGACGCGCTCCTGCGGCACCGGCATCTGTGCGGTCGCCGTGGCGGCACTGCGGCGCAGCGAACGAGACTCCGGCGCGGTGGTCGTCGACGTACCCGGCGGCCGGCTGCACGTCGACGTCTCACCCGAGCGGGTGCTGCTGCGCGGGCCGGCAGTAGTAGTCGCCCGCGGCACCTGGAACGACCCGCGCTAGTTTCGCCCGCTCCCAGCTCACTCGAGCGGTCTCTCGCCGTACCCACGCGCGGTGGGTTACGCCCCGATAACACCACTCGCGGTGCCTTTCACCCCGCTAATCGGCCAAAAGCGGGGCAAAAGGCACCGCACGTCGAGGTGTACGGCGGACCGGCGGGTGAAAATGCACGTGCAGCTTGGCCTGCGGCGTGGGAAAATGGATCACAGAATGACGAATCCACGCACCCCGATCGGGGATACCACCGGCGAGTTCGATCTCGCCGACCGCCAGTCACTTCGTCGCGTCTCGGGTCTGTCGACCGAGCTCGCCGACGTCACCGAAGTCGAGTACCGCCAGCTGCGCCTGGAGCGCGTCGTGCTCGTCGGCTTGCAGCTCGACTCCGACCCGCGCGATGCCGAGAACTCGCTGCACGAGCTGGCCGCGCTCGCCGAGACCGCCGGCTCCGTCGTACTCGACGGCATGCTGCAGCGTCGCCAGAAGCCCGATCCAGCGACGTTCCTCGGCTCGGGTAAGGCCAGCGAGCTAGCCGATGTCGTCCGGGCGACCGGTGCCGACACGGTGATCGCCGACAGCGAGCTCGCCCCGTCGCAGCGCCGCGCTCTTGAGGACATCGTCAAGGTCAAGGTGATCGACCGTACGGCGCTCATCTTGGACATCTTCGCCCAGCACGCCAAGAGCAAAGAGGGCAAGGCGCAGGTCGAGCTGGCCCAGCTGCAGTACCTGCTGCCGCGGCTGCGCGGCTGGGGCGACTCGATGTCGCGGCAGGCCGGCGGCCGCGCCGCGGGCGGTGAGGGCATCGGCTCGCGTGGTCCCGGTGAGACGAAGATCGAGCTTGACCGCCGGCGCATCAACAGCAAGATCGCCAAGCTGCGCCGCGAGCTCGCGTCGCTGAAGACCGGCCGCGATACGAAGCGCTCGTCGCGACGCCGCTCGGAGATCCCGTCGGTCGTGATCGCCGGCTACACCAACGCTGGGAAGTCGACGCTGATCAACCGGCTGACCGGGGCCGGCGTACTCGTCGAGAACGCGCTGTTTGCCACCCTCGACCCGACCGTACGGCGCGCGGAGACTGCCGACGGCCGGCCGTACACGATCTCGGACACCGTCGGGTTCGTGCGTTCACTGCCGCACCAGCTGGTCGAGGCGTTCCGCTCGACGCTGGAGGAGGTCGAGGACGCCGATCTCGTGCTGCATGTCGTCGACGGCTCGCACCCGGACCCTGAGGGCCAGATCAGCGCCGTGCGGGAGGTCTTTGCCGATGTGGGCGCGACCGAGGTCCCCGAGCTCGTCGTGATCAACAAGGCCGACCAGGCCGACCCCGAGGTCGTTGCCCGGTTACAGCGCGCCATCCCGAGCGCCATTGCGGTCTCGGCCCGCACCGGCGCGGGCTTCAACGAGCTGCACGCCGCAATCGACACCGCGCTGCCGCGTCCGGACGTCGACTTCTCGGTGGTGATCCCGTACGACCGCGGCGACCTGGTCACGCTGTTGCACGAGCGGGCCGACCTGAGCTCGGTCGACTACCACGAGGATGGCACCGCGATTACCGGCCGCGCGTATCCCTCGGTCGCCTCGACGGTGGCGCCGTACGCCGTACGCGCCGAAGACGACCAGCAGCGCAGGTCATAGGCCCGAGGCCGCGTACGCTATCGGGCGTGAGCCTCCCGGACCGATCTATGCCCAACGACCGAGAGGACTCCGTCAACGCGGCGTGGCCAAGCCCGCACGGGGCCTGGTTTCCGCGAATCTGGCAGGTCATCGTGGCCGCCGCGTTGTTCGTGGCGATGTTCCTCAACGTGCTGTGGGACGGCCCGTTTCGAGGGCTCGACCAGTGGCTCGCGGACGCGGTGCAGTCGTGGGGTATCCGCGAGCTCACGCCGACGGGCATCGAGGAGAACGAGCCCTGGAACACGATCGGCTTCCTGCTGAGTCAGACCGGCGGTCGGTGGACCAACGTCACCTGGATCCTGGTGCTGTGCGTGATGGCATGGGTCACCGATCGCACGCTGGTGCCGTTGCTGCGGGTGGGCGTCGCGGTGTTCATCATGTGGGCGGCGGTCTATCCGTTTAAGGAGTGGATGGACCGCAGCTTTCCGATGGATCCGGCCGGTGACTACTTCGGTGCTGTCGGGGGGCTCGGCGGCGCATACCCCTCAGGACACCAGACGAACTCGATCCTGCTGGGCAGCGTCGGTGCGTGGATTGCGGTGCAGTACATCCGCCAGCGGTGGCTTCGTCACCTCGTGTGCTGGTACGCCGTCCTCGCGCCGATCATCTCGGCGGTTGCGGTCATTGGGATGAACTATCACTGGCTCACCGACGTGCTCGGCGGCGCCGGCATGGCGGTCGTCTTGCTGTGGCTGCTGCGCGCCGCCTCAGCCACCAGCGCCGGACAGCACCTCGAAGCGCGCCTCACCTTCTCCGAAAACCAGCCACCTCCCGGTGATCGAGCAGCGAACGAGCGCTAGCGAGTGAGCGGTTGTCGAGATCCCGTCGAAACCCGAACCAGCTCAGACGCGGCGCAATACCGAGACGACCTTGCCGAGCACGGTGGCCTCGTCGCCGTTGATCGGCTCGAACGCCGGGTTGTGCGGCAGCAGCCAGACGTGGCCGTCGCTCTTGCGGAACGTCTTGACCGTCGCCTCGCCGTCGATCATCGCCGCGACGATGTCGCCTTGTTCGGCGACGGGCTGCTGACGTACGACGACCCAGTCGCCATCGCAGATCGCGGCGTCGATCATCGACTCGCCGACCACGCGCAGCAGGAACAGCGTGCCGTCACCGACGAGCTCCTTAGGCAGCGGGAAGACGTCCTCGATGGCCTCTTCGGCCAGGATCGGTCCACCGGCGGCGATCTGGCCGACGATCGGCACGTACGCCGGGCTGGGCCGCGCCGCCGCGGCCGCAGCGTCGTCCTCGGTCGGCTCGGCAGGTCGCGCATCGACGGCGCGCGGACGCTTGGGGTCGCGGCGCAGGTAGCCCTTCTCCTGCAGCACGCGTAGCTGGTGGGCGACCGACGAGGGCGAGGACAGGCCGACCGCCTCGCCGATCTCGCGCACGCTGGGCGGGTAACCCTGCTCGCGGACGCGTTCGCGGATGACCTCCATGATGCGGCGCTGACGAACCGTGAGCCCGCTGTTGTCGGCGAGATCGGGGAACTGGTGGACCTCACCCTCGGACTTTGCCGCGGACTCGTGAGCCGTCTGCGCCGGGTCCTTCTGTGCCGGGCCCTTCTGGGTCTTGCTCATGGAAGTTCTCCAGTCACCTTGACGTTGTATAGATGAGCCCATTGTGCCGCGATTTTCATAACAGTTCAAACATCTGTTCGATAGACACGCCGATATGGGTTGACTTTCGGCGGTGGTGCGCGCGTAATGGGAACAGACGTTCGATCGAACTCCCGTTCGAGGCTTTGATCCAAGGCTACTTCCCGCGGACGTCAACTGCCCGCAGGCAGACCGATTGCGCGGCGATCGGGCAATGTCTGGGCCTAGGAGTACGAAGATGACTATGCAGACCTCATCGAGTTCCACCAGCAAGTCCATCCCGGCTGACCAGTCGGCCAGCCACGCCGCCAGCCACCGGCCTCGCGCCACCACGCGGCGCCGCGCTCGGCCCGAGCGTCGTACTGACCGCTTCGGCGTCTTTGCTCCCGTACCCGATGCGCCCGCCGCACCCGCGACGCCGGCGCCGGGACACTCGCCGCTCACCGACGAGCGGTCGATGGTGCACTCCTTCGTCGCTACCCCCACGGCAGCGCCGTCGCAACCGGAGCCTCCGCAGCGAACGCCACATCCGGAGCGCCGCGAGCCCGACTTCTCCGGCGAGTACCTCGGTCCGCTGCTCCCGCCGATCATCGAGGTCGGTTCGCGCTCGAGCTGGCTGGCGCGTCCGGCTACTCTCGCTGCGGCACGCGAATCGCTGCGCTCCGCCGAGCGCGCCACGCAGGCCGCGAAGCCGGCTCGTCAGGGCGCGGCGCCGGCGACGCGTCGCTCTCGGGTTCGCCTGACGCTGCGCGGGCGGCTCGCGGTCGTCGCGCTGATCGCCGGCGCGATCGCGGGTACGTCGGCGCTGGCTGGTGCCGACCGGCCGCAGACCATCCCGGTCGCCGAGGTCCAGGTGGCCGCCGGCGACACGGTGAGCTCGATCGCGGCTCAAGCGGCGGGCGGCCGCGACGTCGCCGAGGTCGCCGCCGCGATCCAAGCTGCCAACGGCTTGGCCGGCTCGGCCGACGCGCCGCTGGAGCCGGGTCTGGTCATCGTGGTCCCCGGTTCGACCGAGTAGCTAGCCACGCACGTCGAGGCCGCCAACCATCGCAGGTGCAGCGGTGCCCGCGCCTCAGGCGAGTAGTGGTAGTGACGCCCTCGCGCCACCACATCTTGTGTTTTGCGGCGTGTCGTGCGCGCAAGGTGCTTGCGTCGTGTCGTCGGCAAGGGCTAGAGTCAAACACAACATCTGGTAGTTACATCGATGTAACTCATCCACAGGTTGTGGATGCGGCAAAGTCGAGTTATCCACCGGGTTATCCACCGAAATCGACCGCGTAGCGGCGAGTCATCCACCGCTCATCCACAGCAGCGGGGCAGTTGCCCCCAGCCGCAGGGGATTGCACGCATCGAAAGGAGCACCGACATGCGCTGTCCGTACTGCC
The nucleotide sequence above comes from Epidermidibacterium keratini. Encoded proteins:
- a CDS encoding class III extradiol ring-cleavage dioxygenase family protein; this translates as MSAPPIDRLAVIPSAPLLLPGATGRDVPDEVARLRDQVTTAVRWLAEGAQPLTVVIAGEPRRWEPAVLSARELGIAWTGRFGTPAAEAKPRADYPTALLVAAAYTDGLQVVCGLSTPGETVALESSSVLVVGGGSARRGEGAPGHIDPRAVPHDDETARLLSAGDGGGFAARDLTVAAELLDDLSAPMAALGGQGAPRTAQLDYYAAPYGVGYLIARWQW
- the miaB gene encoding tRNA (N6-isopentenyl adenosine(37)-C2)-methylthiotransferase MiaB codes for the protein MSTQSTADAPPAARTYQIRTYGCQMNAHDSERLAGVLEADGYRPAPEGADADVVVFNTCAVRENADNKLYGNLSHLAPAKRANPNLQIAVGGCLAQKDRAGIVERAPYVDVVFGTHNVGSLPALLRRARHNQRAEVEILESLDQFPSTLPAKRESAYAGWVSISVGCNNTCTFCIVPSLRGRERDRRPGEVLAEVQALVDEGALEVTLLGQNVNSYGVEFGDRGAFAKLLRACGQIDGLERVRFTSPHPRDFTDDVIEAMASTPNVCPQLHMPLQSGSAAVLKAMRRSYRPDRFLGILAKVREAMPHAAITTDIIVGFPGESDDDFEQTLQVVREAQFASAFTFQYSPRPGTPAASLPDQLPKAVVQERYERLVALQNEISWQQNRRLVGSEVELLVAAGEGRKDETTARMSGRARDGRLVHFTPTGPAIDGEIRPGDVITTTISYAAPHHLNADGDVHSHRRTRAGDVHQARTADPEPAGSGVLLGMPTVRRAATS
- the hflX gene encoding GTPase HflX → MTNPRTPIGDTTGEFDLADRQSLRRVSGLSTELADVTEVEYRQLRLERVVLVGLQLDSDPRDAENSLHELAALAETAGSVVLDGMLQRRQKPDPATFLGSGKASELADVVRATGADTVIADSELAPSQRRALEDIVKVKVIDRTALILDIFAQHAKSKEGKAQVELAQLQYLLPRLRGWGDSMSRQAGGRAAGGEGIGSRGPGETKIELDRRRINSKIAKLRRELASLKTGRDTKRSSRRRSEIPSVVIAGYTNAGKSTLINRLTGAGVLVENALFATLDPTVRRAETADGRPYTISDTVGFVRSLPHQLVEAFRSTLEEVEDADLVLHVVDGSHPDPEGQISAVREVFADVGATEVPELVVINKADQADPEVVARLQRAIPSAIAVSARTGAGFNELHAAIDTALPRPDVDFSVVIPYDRGDLVTLLHERADLSSVDYHEDGTAITGRAYPSVASTVAPYAVRAEDDQQRRS
- a CDS encoding phosphatase PAP2 family protein: MSLPDRSMPNDREDSVNAAWPSPHGAWFPRIWQVIVAAALFVAMFLNVLWDGPFRGLDQWLADAVQSWGIRELTPTGIEENEPWNTIGFLLSQTGGRWTNVTWILVLCVMAWVTDRTLVPLLRVGVAVFIMWAAVYPFKEWMDRSFPMDPAGDYFGAVGGLGGAYPSGHQTNSILLGSVGAWIAVQYIRQRWLRHLVCWYAVLAPIISAVAVIGMNYHWLTDVLGGAGMAVVLLWLLRAASATSAGQHLEARLTFSENQPPPGDRAANER
- a CDS encoding LysM peptidoglycan-binding domain-containing protein; this translates as MTMQTSSSSTSKSIPADQSASHAASHRPRATTRRRARPERRTDRFGVFAPVPDAPAAPATPAPGHSPLTDERSMVHSFVATPTAAPSQPEPPQRTPHPERREPDFSGEYLGPLLPPIIEVGSRSSWLARPATLAAARESLRSAERATQAAKPARQGAAPATRRSRVRLTLRGRLAVVALIAGAIAGTSALAGADRPQTIPVAEVQVAAGDTVSSIAAQAAGGRDVAEVAAAIQAANGLAGSADAPLEPGLVIVVPGSTE
- the lexA gene encoding transcriptional repressor LexA encodes the protein MSKTQKGPAQKDPAQTAHESAAKSEGEVHQFPDLADNSGLTVRQRRIMEVIRERVREQGYPPSVREIGEAVGLSSPSSVAHQLRVLQEKGYLRRDPKRPRAVDARPAEPTEDDAAAAAARPSPAYVPIVGQIAAGGPILAEEAIEDVFPLPKELVGDGTLFLLRVVGESMIDAAICDGDWVVVRQQPVAEQGDIVAAMIDGEATVKTFRKSDGHVWLLPHNPAFEPINGDEATVLGKVVSVLRRV
- a CDS encoding DUF349 domain-containing protein codes for the protein MAASNEWGRVDDDGTVYVRSGDSERVIGSWQAGTAEEGLAHFVRRFDDLETEVSLLENRLKAPSSDAKSMATNAEHLRASLGEAHAIGDLAGLDARLGVVLEKTALRKQEAQAAKVQARADAVAAKERLVNEAETLASSTQWKATGDRLRTIIDEWKAIKGVDRKTDDVLWKRFSAARDSFAKARGAHFAALDRQRESAKETKQGIVAEAQSLASSTDWAPTAARMKALMADWKAAGRAPRDAEDKLWNEFRTAQDTFFAARSAVLDVRDAEQVENQKAKEKLLADYSSIDPAADLDRAKEQLRDLQGKWEAIGHVPRDAMRPLEDKLRGLERRVRDAEDAQWKRSAAQSNPLLLSMRENVEKAQTQLEKAEASGDAKRIADARANLEAKQQWLAEAEKSVSS
- the miaA gene encoding tRNA (adenosine(37)-N6)-dimethylallyltransferase MiaA, with translation MSDGQGGPEVAVIAGPTAAGKTAAALDLVERLGGPEYAEILNADSMQVYAGMDIGTGKITPDQMRGITHHLFDLWPVTHDATVAEYQAVARDCIADVRSRGKLPILVGGSGLYITAVIDDLRFPGTDPAVRARLESELAERGAAALHERLADTDPQAASRILPSNGRRLVRALEVIELTGEPFSAQLPQLAGDRPVYRSAQVALDWPAPLLAERIAARVQQMWRDGLVDEVAQLREQGIEQGRTASRALGYAQVLAFLRGEISEDDAREQTTAATRRFARRQRSWLRRDPRISWFDVASGVPVDELAHTITA
- the dapF gene encoding diaminopimelate epimerase; its protein translation is MRTIAFAKGHGTENDFVLLPDPDGLLELDVRMVAELCHRHRGIGADGVLRVVRSTHFDGAPADAEWFMDYRNADGSIVEMCGNGVRVFARFLREEGLVDGRHVPIGTRAGTKLATFEDDGTITVDMGPPQLLGISHTTVGETPVMGTAISMGNPHLACDLAGTGLSVAGLSLLEEPEYDADFFPEGVNQEFYTDSEPLPGYDAHVHMRVHERGVGETRSCGTGICAVAVAALRRSERDSGAVVVDVPGGRLHVDVSPERVLLRGPAVVVARGTWNDPR